The DNA region cttctctgtgaTCTCTCAGTTGTTAGCATGACAACCCTGGCTCTGAGGCATTTGCAGCAAGCTCTCTGGCTTCTGCCTCATCACATTGTCTTTGGCCTGAGTCAGTGAAACAGGGAGAGCTTGAGTCAGGTAGCCTGAATGTGCCAGGATCATCCTAGCTCATTCATTGCCCAGTAAAGCCAAATGTTCCAGTGGAGTAGCAAAAAATCAAAGGTACAATTGAGCAAAATTAATTCCTTCCTTTGGGACCAGGAAATCACTTACTAGCAGAGTTAAAGGCCCCTGGTGGATACTAGGTCCTGTTTGGGTTTCTGGATGTGACTGTGGGACAGAAACTGGCATCTGATAGCAATTGAAATGAAGTGGTCCACCCACAGTGGGTGCCAGGTCATTTTTATGTTGAGAACAGGTTTGAAAGCATCCAGGCTAGTGGACGGCCAGGGACCTTTGTGAGCAATATGTTTGGGATGTCTCGACTGTCATTTCTGCCTCCTCTGAGCAAGGAGTGGGGCTCTGagtctttcctgtttccttttgTCATTtgggaggaggaaaagagacCCATAGAgctcttttttcatttaatactgAGCTAGAAGGAGACATGTGCCATCATTTGTAATTGGATTTGATTTTTACCACTCTGTTGCTGTGGGTTTTTCAATTTGCAGTGTTGAATCTTCAAATTTCACATATGGAGCAGTGATAAtatttttggaggggtggggtgggtaactggggattaaactcaggggtactcgaccactgagccacatccccagccctattttgtattttatttagagacagggtctcattaagttgcttagtgcctcactgttgcagGGACTGACTTTGAAataagcctcctgagctgctgggattagaggcgtgtaCCACCTCACCCAGAGTAGTGATaacattttgatacatcataatAATTGCCTAAACTTTGTAAGTGGGACAGTCCTTTTTAACAATTATCTTTGTGGGGTTTTATGCTGAAAAATCTTGAGACTCATAGTTGGCTCATGGTACTCTCCATGCCCTCTACCTCTCTTTTGCCTTGTCTACGTGTAGTTTTAGAGCAATGATTTGTGAAGGCTTTCCTTTCTTGGGATATTTTGgaagattattattttaacaaatatttcctgTTTATGTTATACAAAAGGAACTATATGTTCATAGtagaaaaatgtgagaaaacctATGAGCAAGAAAATGATGACATAACCACTTAACATTTGAGGTTTTCTCTTCCATCTATCTTACATTTATTGTTAGActcatatttgtatttaaatgtaaaattgactatgcatgtttatattatttacattcatattttaatataagaacTGAACTGTtaatttaacaataataattcaTTGTCTCTGTTTCAGGCAATTTTCTGAATGATCATGGATAAAGTAATGAACAAAATAGGCAAAAGTCCCGGATTTGCTTTTGATATTTGCTTTACTTAACTGACATTAAGTAAACTACATAGCTAGAGGGTAATAAGTTTAggtggagaaaaataataaaagacaggtttatgtgaatatatataggAAATGTAAGGGGTGCAACTTATTCCACTTCTCTGCCATCCAGTTTTATTAAGGTTcgatgttgaataatattccattaaatatttatcacattctaactttttaaaaaattttaactgatacacaaaAACGTGGCATAAATTTCCACATTTCTGCTATAGCTATAGTTTGTAGACTATACCCTCCCTTTGGCCATTAAACATTAAAGCTCTGTGAGGCTGGATTCTAGGCCTTCAAATCTCTTAATGCTATACTCCCATctagccattttatttttgaaaattttggtcACCACTCATTTGCCAAAATTACATCAAATTACAAGTTAAATCCTTAAAATTTCCAAAGAGAACTGCTATAtggtaggtttttaaaaaaaattttattttattttctttttgtaccagttgattgaactcaggggcactcaaccaactgagccatatccccagccttcttttgtattttattagagacagggtctcactgaattgcttagcacctcactgttgctgaggctggctttgaatttgcagtcctcctttCTCAGCTAAACTGAGTTTCTCAGCAGtttctcccaaactgctgggattacaggcgtgcaccaccatgtctggctataTGGTGTTTTTATCTGACTGATAGATGATATTTTTACTTGGATGTTTTGGAGGTACCTCAAACTCTACTCCAAAACTGATCTAATGATCAAAGATATTCATTATCCCCCTCCTCCACCACTATTGTAGCTCTTCATCTTCAAAGAACAATTTGGATTATGTAAGTCATTTGACTCTGGGGTCTCCCAGACATTGATCTCTGAGGATTCTGAGAGCTTAGTTGCTCTGCCTTGTCAGGCagtatatattttactttcttgtCCAATGGTATCGATAAGCATGAAAGTGCCAAAAGAAGCCCCAGTGCATCCTCTACATTCCATCCCTGTTCCTCCCTGTCCCTGTTATGTAGCAGCAACAATTGACAATCAGAATAAATCACTCTGAATAGTGCAGTGAATCTTTTGTCCATTGGCATATTCAGATAACCCACCTGTGAACCAAGTCTGGGGTCCTTTCTTTCCCAGTCAGAAGGTTGTGTAAAACCTGCTCCACTTCCCACCTTGAAGCCAGAGGTATGAACTGAAGAAAAGCTGTGGTATAGCGAAAATGTGCTGGTGTCTCAGgaattgcttctttttcttttttaatttccccttttcttttattatcaaATTTTTCTTCAGCAAAGTTTTGTCTAAGTCCAGCATTTACAGCCCAAACATTTTGGTCTCAACTTACTCCCTTTTAGTTGAaagccaaaatattaaaaattaaaatatagaggcttttgtgttaatttttaagATGCTCATTACcctttccaagttttttttattgattttacttttttaaatacacaaaggCGGAGTGCATTACAAGTCATTACAcgtatatagcacaatttttcatatttttgtgtataaggtattttcacaccaattcatgtctttatatatgtactttgggtttttttgcattacaattattattacacatatataccacaatttttcttatctgtttatatataaaatattttaacacccAATTCAATTcctcatacatgttctttggataatgatgtccatcacattccaccatccttgctaatcccctgctttctccctttccctccctcccctctgccctatctagaattcatctattcctcccaatGCTTCTTAATGTATCAAATATTTGCAATTCCATCAAATTCCAGAAAGCTTAATATCAGTACAAATTTAAGTTGAATGTACAAAGTTTGGTCAATAACTAacttaaacaaaattataaatataaaaatacctttGTAAAAACACAGTAATTTATTGAATTACTTTAATTGCTCCTTTCATATAATTGAGAATAATGGAAATTGCATGAATTTTCCTTAAGACCACCGATGTTTCCTTAACATCATGAATACTTTAAACTTAACATTAAAGTCATTTTCCATgaatttccaaattatttataatttcttcctCTTACAGCAATTTTTAGGTAATTGTTCAgctatttgatttatatttcttatgcATAGTATACTATAAACCACTTCTTCCTACAGAACTCACATAAatcccacatttttttcattttttaactgtgAAACTTTactaaaatacataataatacataaataaatcaagAATAATTTAAGATAGTATTCTTGATTAGGAAAGTGAACattatttatgatattatttctttctgaattcaTGAATAAATCTTAAAcaatcaaatttaaataaaaatacaaaggaagcTTTTTTGAAGTGGAAATAAACCAAATTACAAGGTATCTTAAAGAATAAAGTGAcaaaaaaattttaggaaagagatctaataaaaaaaatacctacaTTTACTAGCCATTTAACATTTGGAGCTGGGTGTATAGCTTAGTGATATAGCACTCACCTACTACttataaggccctgagttcaatccctaggatgggaaacaaacaaacaaaacaaaataaaagtaatgctaaaaataataaatcctgCCTTTTAAGTACGGACAATATTTTCAATCTAGGTTCTCATGGTGAGTGCTGTTTAAGATGATAATGGAACCTCATTCTAGCAATTCTTAAAATATGATTAATTTGTAGATATATATCACCCATGTCTGGCTAAGGTAGGTTGCATTTGTAGATGTAGTTTGTATCTCTCATATTTTATGAACACCTTGTTCAGTTCTGAAGATTTTCCTCAGAGCATCTTTCAtctccttgttcctcaggctATATATTAGAGGATTACATAGAGGTGTTATCACAGAATAAAATAAGGTAataattttttgcatttttactgTGTGTCCTGATTCAGGGCCAACATACATCATCAAAATAGAACCATAAAAAAGGGTGACAACTGCCAGGTGAGAAGCACAAGTCAAGAAAGCCTTGCGTTTGCTTGCTGCTGAGGGCATCCTCACCACAGCTAGAATCACTAGAGcataagaagaaagaataaacagCAAAGTGCCAATcatgaaaaaagaattgaaggcaGAGTAAATGAACTGGGTGGTAGCATCTTCAGAACAGGACAGCATCATCAATGGGACAGGATCACACATAAAATGGTTGATGATATTTGGACCACAATAGGATAAccgtgaaataaaaataaacggAGTTAGAAAGAAGATGAACCCACATGACCATCCAAAGATGATGAGGCCAGTGCACAGCTGTCTGGTCATGATGCGTGGGTAATGCAGAGGATGACAGATAGCAAGGTACCTGTCAAAGGCCATGAAGCAAAGGAAGAAGCCCTCATCATAcccaaaggagaagaagaagtagAATTGTGCAAAACAGCTCACAAAAGAGATGGACTTGCTTGTGGAGAGGAAGTTGGCCAACATGTTGGGGACAGTGGAGGTGACATAGCATATTTCCAGGAGAGAGAAATTTCCCAGAAGGATGTACATGGGGTTGTGAAGGCGCCGGTCTCCCCTCACAGCACAGGCAATGGCTGCGTTCCCCATCAGGGTCAGAGTGTAGGTTATGGAGAAGAGCCCAAAGTAGAGGAGCTGCATTTCTGGGCTGGAGGGAAAGcccatgaggatgaagtgggtAACAGAGACTGTGTGTTCTTGGTTGGACCCGTTCATTGGTGTAGAAGTCAGTGAGATTACAGAGGTTATTGCTGtttaatgttgaatttttttcctggaatcaccaatttttttattattaattttatgagGTAGTAAACAATTAAAGTGTTGCTTGAGCAGCAAAACTGACCTGCAAACTTGCAAGACTCAGTTCTGAACaaacaatgttatttttaaaagtcacagtaatagcaaggaggaaaaaatatgaattggAGGCAAATTTTACTTCACCATGAACCCTAGATTAGATACTAAGGATATACTCGGTTTAACTGCATTATTGATACTGTACTACTTTTCTGAATATGTGGAATTATTTGAACACTATATGGATActtcataactttttaaattatttataacagTGAAATATAGTAAAATACTAAATCAAGATATTTTAAGAGAACACATCTCAATATATTGCTCAATAGGGCACATAGTAATCACCATGTAATTACTCATGGTgttttataatgataataaaaaagacCTCTGTCACTCTAGGATAAATAGTCTTTTATGCCACTTTGTATATACATACCAAtgtttagtattaaaaaaaaaaagcttttttttccttgtaggcAGCTCCATGAAGTGTTAGGAAGAGTTTTATGCCTTGGCCTCTAAATCGATCTacctgaatatttttatatacttccaggtgaatatatgaatatgttcTACCTAAGACCATTTTTGGAAATTGGTCTTAGGTAGAACAACTGGTGAATTTTAATGTGAAGTTTAATTTGAAGTTTAATGTGCCTATACTTGTTAACCATAGGTCCAGTGAGCTGCAGGAGTAATTGAAAGATTGGTTAAGTTTTATGATTATGGGACTCATAGCaaaattttagtacatttttactgaaatttgattaatttttcacatttggaaatatttttgtattttataaataatactcAATAAGTAAAGGAATGCTTGTCAAAGTAAGCTCTCTTACCCTGATTAGAGAAATCCTGGTAATATTTGTTTATAGGAGATAATATTAGAGTTTCTCAGGCCATACTACACAGAGATGATTAACTCTTCCTTTTGAGAGCCATTGAGATGTTACTAAAATTGGAAGGATTACTATTTAAGACTCTCATTGCCCTTGAACCTGCATGAAAACTAGTGTAGCAAATTAGGCCAGCTGAATCCTGTCCCTTACTATGTTGTTTCAGTAACTTAAAATTCAATGTATAATCTTTTTTGTTCTTTAGACATTCTTTTATTCTACTTACATAGGATCCTTCTCTTAATTAATCATTTcagttaattaatttttatgtagagaAGTATCACTGATTTGTTTCAAATCATTATTGGTACTTGCCTTTCTTGTTTCAGAATATCCTTGTCCAGTATTACAGTTTAGAGTAAATCTTGTagtgcaacaacaacaaaaatggaatTCAAAAGCCATATGTAAGCTTTGGGAAAGATGTTATCTTTGGCAAGAGAAATATGCCATATTTATTCATCAAGtaaaaaaaagtcatcaaaataaataaatttgattttgctACTTATTAGTTAATATGCATCCTTTCTTAAAATCCTAAGCCTCTTTATATGTGtatatctctgtgtgtatatacatataaacttataatgtgtatatatatgcacatatatatgagtgtgtatatatatgcatatatatatatatatatgaaattataactAAGTAAAAATACTTATCAGAAACCAGGTAAACAAGAAAATTCACATTTTAGCCTTAATTTTTTGCCAgttttattctaataaaatactttaagttttctcaaaggcaagaaaaaaaagtttcctaTTATTTTTGCAAAACATTGAGCATGTGTGGCCCACATGTTATAAAGTTTCCACTCACTCCTTGGATGAACGCTGAGAAGGTCGGAGATGGGGAGAGAAAATATTATTCCATGGACCAAAAGACAAGTGGGAGACTTCCAAGAAATGGGATCATCCAGTTTGTAATCACTTTTAGATTGCAAAGAGTGAGCACTAAACACAGTTTCACTAACTTCAGGGTACATGTTAGAGGATGAAGTGAAAGTCCAGATGAAGGTACCATGTATATTTATTTGCTTGCATCATGGCCTTTTGGGATTTGGGGCTCTCTCAATGATTTGATTCTGTTTCCTCAAAAGAGGAGGTCAGTTTTGAAATTACAATCACATGCCAAATTTTACTGTTCCCCAAAGAAGAGTGAAGATGTAGAAgtaaattctttctttcatttctagtgTTCATAAATTACAGAAGGTTCTTGGGGAAAAACTAAATAGTAAAAGAGATGCTTCTACTAGCTGACATAGAAAGCTCTGTTAGGTCCCCTATAcccatttcaaagaagaaatcattCTTTGCTTATCAAATATCTGTATTTGTATAGTTTGTTAGAGATATTTGAGTTGAACATTGTGTAAAGTACAAAAAATTGGCAGTTCAAAAAATTTCATTTACATCAtcttattccacaaatatttatcaaatgtgCATGAATTGCCAAATGCCTCTCAGATCCTGGAGATATATAGAAAACAACCCCACAACTCCTACTGTCACAGTTACTATAttctattaaagagagaagaaaacaaaggcctaaataagataattatatagtatattgaaaataataaggAGAAAAATGGAGCTTGGATTATGGCAGGGACGTTGGAAGTTGGAAAAGGAGATGATGATTTTAAAGTGACAGGAAAGCTGGGGAATGTGACATTTAAGCAATGTCCCCAACTGGAAGAACAACCTGTGGATATCTGGAGGAGCTGAGTTTCAAGCCCAAACAACAATTGTCAGAGGAACCACAGGCAGAagaaaggataatagaatgatAGCATAATGGCCAGCAGGCTAGTGTGGCTGTGGCAGAGTACGGAGTAGGGACAGCAGTGAGATACCAGGCAAGAAGGACACTGGGTGAGGCAGATCGCTTAACGTAGGCCATTTGTAAGGACTTTGCTTTCAGTGTTAGAAAGGGTCAGATTTGAGTGAAAACAAAATGGTCTGgcttaaagttttctttttaagttgtaaaaCCTTGAACCTTAAAAAATAGTGTATATAATAAAGCTCactgaattattaaaaaatacaccCATTTAATTACTGCCTGTGTCAAAGTAATAAAACATTATCATGTATCCCCCATAGCCTTACTGGGATCCTTCTAAGTACAacttctctcttcttcccaaAGTAACCACCAACCTTATCATAAAGGTATAGGGGAGACCAGTTGGAGCAGAAGAAgattgagagggagagaggagagaggggaaagaaaaagaaaagaagaatgaaattgacaaaattacactatgtgcatgtataaacataccacagtgaattccacctttacatttgtttataaagcaccaaataaatgaatgagcgAAAGGAAGACCAGTAGGGCAGAAGAAGGGGAATAGGGGAAGGCAGGAGAGAGAAATGGGGAGCACCAGGGACTGTAATGgagaaaattaaattccattcatGTATGAGTTTGTTAAATTGAAATCAACTATTACATTTAAGTatagtgcactaataaaagcaaggaaaaaaactaTCATCCTTCTGTAAATTTGTATGTTTTAGAAATATGTATAAATGAAATGATATATGTGCATAGTATCTGGAATCTTTCACTCATAAATTTCTGATATTTATCTGTGCATGTTCATACATTAAAGTAAAATGACACTTCATGGATTTTCATCACTGTATAATATTTCTTTACCTGTGAACTTTTGCATAACTATAGTTCATTGATTTTCATGGtcatttaatattcttttgaATGCTTATACCACAAAAATAGATCTATTGCTGAtgggacatttgggttattttcagttttgaattGTTATAGAAAATGCCACTGTGAATAATATGCATATAGTTAAGCATATGCTTTCAAGAATTTATGTTGTATGTATATGAAATTGTGGGATCCTAGAGAATGCATGTGTTCAACTTTAAGAGATAACCTGctagagattattttttaaatgtttgctcCAAGGTATACTCCCATGAGTAATACATGACAATTCCTATTATTCTATATCTTGCCAGTTCTTGATTAtgtcagtttttaaaacaaaaacatttgggAAGATATGTACCCATATCCCATTgcagctttaatttgcattttctttataattagtGTGTTTGAGCACATTTTCTTATAATTGTTTATTGTTTGGATGTATTCTTTTTCAGTCttgcctgtttttctttttatcgAACatatattattactttaaaactttaaaaaatgtattctgaaGGATCTGTTTTCTCTGCTCCAGGATGTCCAGGTTTCTCCAACCTTAGCCTCTGCTACCCTTGACCTGCAGGTGTGCAGAGATGCATAGAGAAAACAACCTTAGGacattttggaagctgggaaatgaAATCCAGGAAGTAGAGATTTCAAGATGATGGAATAGAGGCATCTAGCCTTTCCCTCCTCTCTACAAAAGAGAATCAAAGCAACACATGTATGGCCTCATTTTGAGGTGAGTGATCATGGGAGACCACCGGAGATCAGCATGAGAGAGGCTGGGAGCTTGTAAGTCACAGAGACCAGTGACAATGACATAACGAGAGAAACAAAATATCCTAGCACCTGTCTTCCCAGCTCCAAACCTGGAGTGGGGGAATGTCACCTCTTCAGGGTTAAGGGTGAAAGAGAGAGTCCCAGAAAGCTTTTTAAGTACAGATGGGCAATGTTAGCTGTTGGAAAATTTTGTTGTCATAATAGGCCTACAGCCTAAACAGATAATAGGCCTAAAATTCACACAGTAGTCTAGCCTGGAAGACATCCCCTTCCACTCTACCTGGTATGGTAGCCAGGAGCCATCTGGAGAAAGGACCTATTGTCTGAATTTGGACTGCTCTATGGGTCTGAAGCCCCTGCATATGCCTATCTCTGGGTCTCCATAGATATTCCATTGCATTGGGTGAATGGATACCTGCCTAACACTCTGACTGGGCCCATCAGAGTGACTCTGACCTGCCTTGTTAGGGGCTCTGTACTGTAGGGGATTGGTGTGAGGACATGGAGGGGGTTGGGAAGCATTGCCTTAAAGAACCAGGAGATGAGGAATCTTGCCCTCTGAGATCAGAAGTGTGGCCAGTCTCATGCAGGTTCATGTTTGGGCCAAGACTGAAGGCAGTAGCAGTTCTCTTtgctccttcctcctgccctgtgcACAGGTACCTGCTACTAacagggtggggaaggaatgTCATGGTTCCCTGACGGCTCCCCACAGGAATGTGCTGAGGGGACCTTGAGCAACACTGTGGGAGCTTAGCCAAAAGAGATATATAGAGAAAGTTTGCCTAGCTCTGGCTACATCCTGATCCCTCTTGTGGGCATTTCAACTGAAGGAGTCAGGAAGAGAAAACCCCCAGAAGTCACCCTGTTCCTGGGTACTCAAGGCCCTGAGAGAATTTTGCCTGCCTTAGTCATGCTTGGCTCCCGTTTGCTTCCTGGTGGGACCTGCAGCTTAAAGATTCAGAAAAGCTCTCATAGTTGTCCTGACTCCAGGCATGCAAGGCTAGAGGGTCCAAGGTTCTGCTCCTAGGTTGGCACTCTAATAGTAGCAACAGAGGGAGCAC from Ictidomys tridecemlineatus isolate mIctTri1 chromosome 5, mIctTri1.hap1, whole genome shotgun sequence includes:
- the LOC101964928 gene encoding olfactory receptor 11G2, encoding MNGSNQEHTVSVTHFILMGFPSSPEMQLLYFGLFSITYTLTLMGNAAIACAVRGDRRLHNPMYILLGNFSLLEICYVTSTVPNMLANFLSTSKSISFVSCFAQFYFFFSFGYDEGFFLCFMAFDRYLAICHPLHYPRIMTRQLCTGLIIFGWSCGFIFFLTPFIFISRLSYCGPNIINHFMCDPVPLMMLSCSEDATTQFIYSAFNSFFMIGTLLFILSSYALVILAVVRMPSAASKRKAFLTCASHLAVVTLFYGSILMMYVGPESGHTVKMQKIITLFYSVITPLCNPLIYSLRNKEMKDALRKIFRTEQGVHKI